From Xenopus tropicalis strain Nigerian chromosome 3, UCB_Xtro_10.0, whole genome shotgun sequence, the proteins below share one genomic window:
- the LOC116409794 gene encoding uncharacterized protein LOC116409794, with the protein MFIISSRRLTNDAHSEAVGLYNYFSSFRAILLATFWLKVLQCFDERNKILQSRSVSMEIGAANIRALAEEMKSLREKWPALLSEARLVADGMEIPAELMNTQQLRRKKSQGPGELQDPENVFKVNVFLVTLDTIVSDLDQRFKSTEEVCCLFAPILKLRKIAEDDLETSTKLLISKYPQDLTDSLLDELKHLRKVYSETFEGFLGPLELLNSIYDLQLEGIFGEVCVALRIFITLPLSVAEGERAFSKLSLIKNYLRSTMNEQRLNSLAMLSIEHELANKLDFKELIKDFARSKVRRL; encoded by the coding sequence ATGTTCATAATTTCCTCTAGAAGGCTTACAAATGATGCACATTCAGAGGCTGTGGGACTTTATAACTATTTTTCATCTTTCCGTGCCATTCTACTTGCAACATTTTGGCTGAAAGTCCTACAGTGTTTTGATGAGAGGAACAAAATTCTGCAGTCACGGTCAGTTTCCATGGAAATTGGAGCTGCAAATATTCGAGCACTTGCAGAAGAAATGAAATCTCTTCGTGAAAAGTGGCCTGCTCTACTCTCAGAGGCTAGATTGGTTGCTGATGGCATGGAGATTCCGGCAGAACTAATGAACACTCAACAGCTTCGCCGAAAGAAGTCACAGGGCCCTGGTGAACTTCAAGATCCGGAAAATGTTTTCAAGGTCAATGTTTTTCTTGTGACACTAGATACCATCGTTTCTGACCTAGATCAGCGATTTAAATCAACGGAGGAAGTCTGCTGTTTATTTGCCCCAATATTGAAGTTGAGAAAGATAGCAGAAGATGATCTTGAAACATCAACCAAGTTGCTGATTTCAAAATACCCTCAAGATCTTACAGACTCCTTACTGGATGAATTGAAGCATCTCAGAAAGGTCTACAGTGAAACATTTGAAGGGTTCTTGGGTCCACTGGAATTGTTAAATTCTATTTATGACCTGCAGCTTGAAGGCATTTTTGGAGAGGTTTGTGTTGCCCTTCGGATTTTTATTACACTTCCTTTGTCAGTTGCTGAAGGGGAGAGAGCATTCAGCAAATTGTCCTTGATAAAAAACTATCTACGGTCAACAATGAACGAACAGAGACTGAATAGCCTTGCAATGCTCTCCATAGAACACGAACTTGCAAATAAGCTGGATTTCAAAGAGCTTATTAAAGATTTTGCAAGAAGTAAAGTAAGAAGACTTTGA